The Synechococcus sp. RS9916 DNA segment CGGCTTAGGCGCCAGCCCCCGCCCTCTGGCATGGGTCTTCTAAGGTTTCGGTTCTTTCTTCACAAACGGAGGCTCTCCTTTTGCCAAGCGGCCTGATCCAATCCGAAGCGCTGGATCGTCGCCTGCTCAGGGAGCTTCCCCTGACCCAAGAGCCGCGTCTCAAGGCTGAATCCCAGTCCCAGATTCAGCTCTGGGCCGCTGGCTTAGTGGTGCTTCCTGTCTTTTTGCAGGCTCCTTGGGTGCGGCTCAACCCCTTCAGTGCCTGCCTGTTCACGGTGGTCTTGCTGGCGGTTGCCATTCCGCTGGGATGGCAGCAAGCCAAAGGCCGACATCAAGCTGGGTCTCTGCTGCTGGGGTTTTGTGGCAGTTGGCTGGCTGGGAGCTTGTTCTGGGGATGGCTAAGGGCGCATCCGAGTTGGCACCTCCCCGTCGAAGCCATTGCCCTGCCTCTTGCTCTTGCTGGCCTTGGCAGTCGATGGAGGCTTGGATGCGCGTTCTATCTCTCGTCTCTGGTCGGAACAGCCCTTACCGATCTCGCCATGGCGCTGACCGGAGTGATGCGTTTCTGGCCCGCAGTGGTACAAGCCCCCTTGCATGAGGCCAGCCCACTGCTCCATTCCGCAGCGACCTCGCTCGAGCAGCCTCTCGCCATTGGGGTCATCGCCCTGTTGGCAACCCTGATTCTGAGTTCAGCGCGCTGGATGCACCGACGGGGCAGCTCCGGCATCATCCATGCCGACAGTTGGGCTGTCGCGGCGTCCGTGCTGATCACCACCGTGATGGTTGATGGCCTTTTCCTGGTGCTGGCCTTGATTCACCCAAGCCTGAGTGGGCTGATCTGAAACGAACTGCAAAAGCTGGTCACAAGAGCAGGGATTTGGCCAGGACTGACTTGTATGGTGCCTCTACCGGCGATGCCGGAAGTCTCGTTCCGATTCCTAACGGAGTGTTCCGATGAAGCGGCTGGTCTCCTGGCTGACTGGTGTTGTGGTGATGACAGGCCTGCTGCTGGGGCTAGTCCTTCCCCAAGCGGCCTATGCCGATGAGATTCGCAACGTTGCCGACGACAAGATCGCTGAGCGCGGCGACAAGGTGGACCTGAACAACTCTTCAGTGCGCCGCTTCCAGCAGTTCCCCGGCATGTATCCCACCCTCGCCGGCAAAATCGTGCTAGGTGGCCCCTACGACAGCGTTGACGATGTGCTGAGCCTTGACCTGACCGAGCGTCAGAAAGAGCTGTTCAGCA contains these protein-coding regions:
- a CDS encoding DUF3120 domain-containing protein, which translates into the protein MPSGLIQSEALDRRLLRELPLTQEPRLKAESQSQIQLWAAGLVVLPVFLQAPWVRLNPFSACLFTVVLLAVAIPLGWQQAKGRHQAGSLLLGFCGSWLAGSLFWGWLRAHPSWHLPVEAIALPLALAGLGSRWRLGCAFYLSSLVGTALTDLAMALTGVMRFWPAVVQAPLHEASPLLHSAATSLEQPLAIGVIALLATLILSSARWMHRRGSSGIIHADSWAVAASVLITTVMVDGLFLVLALIHPSLSGLI
- the psbU gene encoding photosystem II complex extrinsic protein PsbU: MKRLVSWLTGVVVMTGLLLGLVLPQAAYADEIRNVADDKIAERGDKVDLNNSSVRRFQQFPGMYPTLAGKIVLGGPYDSVDDVLSLDLTERQKELFSKYRDNFVVTAPSIALNEGFDRINDGQYR